One window from the genome of Pyrus communis chromosome 16, drPyrComm1.1, whole genome shotgun sequence encodes:
- the LOC137720241 gene encoding LOW QUALITY PROTEIN: autophagy-related protein 13b (The sequence of the model RefSeq protein was modified relative to this genomic sequence to represent the inferred CDS: inserted 2 bases in 2 codons; deleted 2 bases in 2 codons; substituted 3 bases at 3 genomic stop codons) encodes MASSHGNTNSEAAKVMEQIITKFYAKSLHIILESRTPYMSSRNFSGERTLSSPSSSSVRPRDKWFNLSLKECPVALENLDLFCSRGHFEPVVVDVIMVQRPLDCDLVKCSPKKDLARNLSLKERYPYCWNYEXDEFGCDAKSEKIIERWVVQYENRKIRDTNLGSRRSSNINLSTWYKKSMLFLRSLYVIVRLLHVYKVYRDLISSGQLRPFAITHRVSSFAENFTCREEAEMQRFGFTHVDTAGGRLCLFVLYCLSLSDVSSEPSTPMSSQLIPNXVGSPLTNPLKRFPSLPVTRTVAHAHLSSXPFSRRHSWSFDHYRASPDSVSFSPSPMYSEPHTLISNLGTRRFQPKTLPPHLPETSCVHKKDSNFDEYCPSLTVSPSQSSVAPSLPFFIPGSHHSKPFLQSENAPVSEPAAKLANFPTYSNQLNFPVRGTGSGSFKSGKTTGFSQPGTAIEKLFSFGKDEARQYSGVKSSSSNRSFPDDFGDTELHCPFDVDDDDVTNPGSIPESFDKHVPLCEPHEFEGCFQLKKSQDAAVGVLVRMLRKAPSLRQDNSNSVNLSQAGRPKIWSNCSQEPXGSSSVVSSGLISSKTTADALQELXGYRDMKNSLIGKGSKSHI; translated from the exons ATGGCATCTTCTCATGGCAATACAAACTCTGAAGCAGCAAAAGTAATGGAACAAATAATCACTAAATTCTATGCCAAAAGTCTCCACATAATCCTTGAATCCAGGACTCCATATATGTCCTCGCGTAATTTTAGCGGTGAACGAACCCTATCATCGCCGTCCTCATCGAGTGTGAGGCCA AGGGATAAGTGGTTTAATCTATCTCTTAAGGAATGCCCTGTTGCACTGGAGAATCTTGATCTCTTTTGTAGCCGGGGCCATTTTGAACCTGTGGTGGTTGATGTGATTATGGTTCAAAGACCACTTGATTGTGACCTGGTGAAGTGTTCACCTAAAAAGGATCTTGCTAGGAACTTGTCATTGAAAGAGCGTTATCCATACTGTTGGAATTATGAGTAGGATGAATTTGGGTGTGATGCAAAGAGTGAAAAGATTATAGAGAGATGGGTTGTGCAGTATGAGAATCGGAAGATCAGAGACACAAATTTAGGGAGCAGGAGGTCGAGCAATATTAATTTGTCTACATGGTATAAGAAATCAATGTTATTTTTGAGATCTTTGTATGTCATTGTTAGGCTATTACATGTGTACAAAGTTTATCGCGACCTCATTTCATCTGGACAACTTCGGCCATTTGCTATTACTCACCGGGTATCCTCTTTTGCTGAGAACTTCACTTGTAGAGAAGAAGCAGAAATGCAGCGGTTCGGGTTCACCCATGTGGATACAGCTGGTGGCAGGCTTTGTCTTTTTGTATTATATTGTTTATCACTTTCAGATGTAAGCTCTGAACCATCAACTCCTATGTCTTCACAACTTATTCCAAACTAAGTTGGCAGCCCATTGACAAACCCTCTTAAAAGGTTCCCATCACTTCCTGTTACAAGAACAGTAGCACATGCCCATCTATCAT TCCCATTCTCAAGGAGGCATAGTTGGAGTTTTGACCATTATAGAGCTTCACCAGATTCAGTTTCTTTCTCACCTTCACCTATGTATTCAGAACCACATACTTTGATTTCTAATCTAGGTACTCGTCGTTTTCAACCGAAAACCTTGCCACCTCATCTACCTGAAACATCTTGTGTTCATAAaaaggattcaaactttgatgaGTATTGTCCTTCACTTACTGTTTCACCCTCACAATCCTCTGTTGCACCGTCATTGCCATTCTTTATTCCTGGGAGTCATCATTCAAAGCCTTTTTTACAATCTGAGAATGCACCAGTTAGTGAACCGGCGGCTAAACTTGCTAATTTCCCTACATATTCCAACCAGCTAAATTTTCCTGTAAGAGGAACTGGATCTGGAAGTTTTAAGAGTGGTAAAACTACAGGTTTTAGTCAGCCTGGTACTGCAATTGAGAAG TTGTTTTCTTTTGGGAAAGATGAAGCTAGACAGTATTCTGGGGTGAAATCCAGCAGCTCCAATAGGTCTTTTCCTGATGATTTTGGTGATACTGAGCTTCATTGCCCATTTGAcgtggatgatgatgatgtgacAAATCCAGGCAGCAT ACCTGAATCTTTTGACAAACATGTACCCCTATGTGAGCCACATGAGTTTGAA GGTTgtttccaattaaaaaaatcCCAAGATGCTGCTGTTGGGGTGCTTGTACGAATGTTAAGGAAAGCTCCATCTCTCCGGCAGGATAACTCGAATTCAGTAAATTTGTCACAGGCAGGCAGGCCTAAAATCTGGAGTAACTGTAGCCAAGAGC AAGGTTCGTCAAGCGTTGTTTCGTCTGGGCTCATATCATCAAAAACTACTGCTGATGCATTACAAGAGCTCTAAGGTTACAGGGACATGAAAAACTCGTTAATCGGGAAAGGCAGTAAGTCTCACATTTAG